The Halomicronema hongdechloris C2206 genome includes a window with the following:
- the lnt gene encoding apolipoprotein N-acyltransferase has product MAMAPAPLGLWPLAWLALVPLWRLLAQPQTTYGRALRYGSIWGMAYNGIALAWITHLHPLTWMGVPWLGSLGIALFAWGAIVLWGAILVMVWSLAMVWCHRYYPTVTRLLLGVGLWCLLESLWSASPLTWTSLSFTQSPGNLWILHLGRLSGQFTVTAVIVAVNGCLAEIWHQQRNRRHVLGLAVLALLIGSHAIGWGLYRQPLADTAHNAIEVGIIQGNVPTRIKLTPAGVRLALRRYAEGYRTLATAGVDAVLTPEGALPFAWGTDFSQRTDLYQAVRQLKVPLWLGAFGPVADEHLAQSLLTITGDGQVTGRYDKVKLVPLGEYIPLESILSQLINRLSPLESYLVPGSPDQRFQTPFGPAIVGICYESVYGHQFRRQAVQGGRFILTASNNDPYPSGMMAQHHAQDLMRAIETDRWAARATNTGLSGVVDPHGHTLWLSQPNTYTVHRHTIYQRQTRTLYVRWGNWLTLGLIGLAGISLIWPQRNSSATS; this is encoded by the coding sequence ATGGCCATGGCTCCCGCTCCCTTGGGGCTATGGCCCCTAGCCTGGCTGGCATTAGTTCCTCTGTGGCGACTGCTCGCCCAACCGCAGACAACCTATGGCCGCGCCCTGCGGTACGGGAGCATTTGGGGGATGGCCTACAATGGTATTGCCCTGGCCTGGATTACTCATCTTCATCCCCTGACCTGGATGGGAGTTCCTTGGTTAGGCAGTCTAGGCATTGCGCTATTTGCCTGGGGAGCAATTGTTCTCTGGGGAGCAATTCTGGTCATGGTCTGGTCCCTGGCCATGGTTTGGTGTCATCGCTACTACCCTACTGTCACCCGACTGCTACTGGGCGTAGGGCTATGGTGTCTTCTAGAGAGCCTCTGGTCAGCGAGTCCCCTCACTTGGACATCGCTATCGTTTACTCAGAGCCCTGGTAATCTCTGGATCTTGCACCTAGGGCGGTTGTCCGGTCAGTTTACCGTCACCGCTGTCATCGTGGCAGTTAACGGTTGCTTGGCAGAGATCTGGCACCAGCAGCGGAACCGTCGCCATGTCCTGGGCCTAGCTGTCCTAGCACTGCTTATCGGCAGCCATGCCATCGGCTGGGGACTCTATCGTCAACCCCTGGCTGATACCGCTCACAATGCCATCGAAGTTGGCATTATTCAAGGCAACGTGCCAACTCGAATTAAGCTCACCCCAGCTGGGGTTCGCCTGGCACTGAGACGCTATGCCGAGGGGTATCGCACTCTTGCGACTGCTGGGGTAGATGCAGTGCTCACCCCAGAAGGGGCACTTCCCTTTGCTTGGGGAACTGACTTTTCCCAGCGCACCGATCTCTATCAAGCTGTACGGCAGCTCAAGGTGCCGCTCTGGCTAGGAGCCTTTGGTCCGGTGGCCGACGAGCATCTGGCCCAGAGCCTGCTAACCATCACCGGAGATGGTCAGGTCACGGGTCGCTACGACAAGGTGAAGTTGGTACCTCTGGGTGAATACATTCCCCTGGAATCCATACTCAGCCAGCTGATTAATCGACTGTCGCCTCTCGAGAGTTATCTGGTACCAGGTTCCCCAGATCAACGCTTCCAGACTCCCTTTGGCCCTGCCATCGTCGGTATTTGTTACGAATCAGTCTACGGCCACCAATTTCGGCGCCAGGCGGTTCAAGGGGGACGATTTATTCTCACTGCCTCCAACAATGATCCCTATCCCTCTGGGATGATGGCTCAGCACCATGCTCAGGATCTGATGCGAGCCATAGAGACGGATCGCTGGGCTGCCCGCGCCACCAATACAGGCTTATCTGGGGTGGTGGATCCCCATGGTCATACCCTCTGGCTTTCCCAGCCGAATACTTATACGGTTCACCGGCATACCATCTACCAACGCCAGACCCGTACTCTCTATGTGCGCTGGGGTAATTGGTTAACACTAGGGTTAATAGGACTAGCAGGAATTAGCTTGATTTGGCCGCAGCGGAATTCCTCAGCTACTTCTTAG
- a CDS encoding single-stranded DNA-binding protein produces the protein MSINVVTLVGRAGRDPDVKYFESGNVVCNLTLAVRRRSRNSDQPDWFNLELWGRDAEIAANYIRKGSLIGVNGSLKFDHWQDRTTGVPRSRPVVRVDRLDLLGSRRDNETAANSYNYSDDEF, from the coding sequence ATGAGTATTAATGTCGTTACCCTGGTCGGTCGCGCTGGCAGAGATCCCGATGTGAAATATTTCGAGTCGGGCAATGTCGTCTGCAATTTGACCTTAGCGGTACGCCGCCGCTCCCGTAACAGTGATCAACCTGATTGGTTTAACTTGGAACTCTGGGGTCGTGACGCCGAAATCGCCGCTAATTATATCCGTAAGGGCAGCTTAATTGGCGTCAATGGTTCCTTAAAGTTTGACCACTGGCAAGATCGAACGACTGGTGTACCACGCTCGCGACCTGTGGTTCGCGTGGATCGGCTAGACCTGTTAGGCTCTCGGCGGGACAACGAGACTGCTGCTAATAGCTACAACTATAGCGACGACGAATTCTAA
- a CDS encoding rod shape-determining protein has translation MALFDRFSFSRDMGIDLGTANTLVYVSGKGVVLQEPSVVAMDQASKKPLAVGEEAKQMLGRTPGNVVALRPLRDGVIADFDTAELMLKHFIRQVHEGRTLVSPRIVIGIPSGVTGVERRAVMDAAQQAGARTVYLIDEPVAAAIGAGLPVAEPTGNMIIDIGGGTTEVAVLSLQGTVLSESVRVAGDELSEAISQYMKKVHNLVIGERTAEEIKIRIGSAYPAPDDSDLSMDVRGLHQLSGLPRTVTVKSGEIRESMAEPLSVIIEAVKRTLERTPPELAADIIDRGIMLAGGGALLMGLDTLISHETGIVVHVAPDPLSCVVLGTGRVLENFSQLERVFSGRSGL, from the coding sequence GTGGCTCTGTTTGACCGATTTTCTTTCTCTCGCGACATGGGTATTGACCTGGGAACAGCCAATACTCTGGTGTATGTATCTGGCAAGGGGGTCGTCTTGCAGGAACCCTCTGTCGTAGCCATGGACCAGGCCTCTAAAAAGCCGTTGGCGGTTGGCGAAGAAGCTAAGCAAATGTTGGGCCGAACCCCCGGCAATGTTGTGGCGCTACGGCCCTTACGAGACGGGGTAATCGCCGATTTCGATACCGCTGAGCTCATGCTCAAGCACTTTATCCGTCAGGTTCATGAAGGCCGGACCCTGGTATCTCCCCGCATTGTGATTGGTATTCCCAGTGGTGTCACCGGGGTAGAGCGGCGAGCCGTGATGGATGCGGCTCAACAAGCTGGCGCTCGCACTGTCTACTTGATTGATGAACCGGTTGCCGCTGCCATTGGGGCTGGTTTGCCAGTGGCTGAACCCACAGGCAATATGATTATCGACATTGGTGGAGGTACCACTGAAGTCGCAGTACTGAGCTTGCAGGGCACCGTGTTGAGCGAGTCGGTCCGGGTGGCTGGGGACGAACTCAGTGAAGCGATTTCTCAGTATATGAAGAAGGTCCACAATCTCGTGATTGGTGAGCGTACGGCCGAAGAAATTAAGATTCGTATCGGTTCTGCCTACCCTGCTCCCGATGATAGTGACCTGTCGATGGATGTGCGGGGTCTGCATCAGTTGTCTGGTTTGCCCCGTACTGTAACGGTCAAGAGCGGTGAGATTCGTGAGAGCATGGCCGAACCTTTATCGGTCATTATTGAGGCAGTAAAGCGCACCCTAGAGCGAACTCCTCCTGAATTAGCGGCGGATATCATCGATCGAGGCATTATGTTGGCTGGAGGAGGGGCTCTGTTGATGGGCCTCGATACCTTGATCAGCCATGAGACGGGAATTGTGGTCCACGTTGCTCCTGATCCTCTGAGTTGTGTAGTGTTGGGAACAGGGCGTGTGTTAGAGAACTTCAGCCAGCTAGAGCGAGTCTTTAGCGGCCGCTCTGGCTTGTAG